In a genomic window of Dyadobacter fermentans DSM 18053:
- a CDS encoding TonB-dependent receptor: MLLHIMRLTFYQLLLISLCSVVAVASHSPAQELLNRDVTLDLKNVTLNEALTRLEQGAKVKFAYSSGLVNLQKTVSVEARQEKLFAVLDRLLLPLDINYRVRNNQILLSRAPKKTSELPAAHATEMLAAADRTVKGTVTSPETNEPLPGVSIILKGTQRGTTTDAAGKFQLDVPDENATLIFSFVGYLSQEVVVGNRTDISIALQLDTKALDEIVVVGYGTQKKSTLTGSIAAVKGSEIAENPVPNISNSIAGRVAGVSMRPNGGQPGNDSPEIHIRGIGTTGNNKPLVVVDGVIRDNINQIDPSSIETVTVLKDAAAVAPYGLGGANGVLLITTKKGASGAPTLTFGAYYGSQTPTYYPKLLSAQDYMRLKNEAYRNENPTGTQLPFATDLVENYVNLNREDPDKYPISNTKDLVNMNAPMQNYTLQLSGGSERIKYQTGFGFLKQNGMFDPVKYMRYSYNMNLTAEATKTTTVSLSLIGSVERVSSVDTAVSAGNLFRNGFKYIPIRALYYSNGLWGEFAGNSPVGVLNAGYTKNSNNTLLTTIGIEQKLPFIKGLSIKGTFSYDPSQRTKKGYHKPFYYYTQDLTTTPYTYKREISTAEGGAAAFSWLAQQFIKTQTFTYQGYLNYHNTFGKHDFTGLIVAEARNNTYELFSARRNNFAVDVDELNMGSSNKNDFDNGGTSSTGSQIGYVYRVGYAYAGKYLLEASGRYDGHYYFAPGKRWGYFPAFSAGWVISEENFLKNGFNWVDNLKLRGSWGKSGNLAGTAFQYLTGYNLNGNAYAFGPGSMVQGAVVPNEANKNITWEISTKTDIGLEASLWRGLLTIEADYFHEKRTGMLLPPAVSVPVEYGLALADENGGIMENNGVELSLGTQYRFQNDLRLGINGNVSYAKNKMIKVFETAATRNNPNRSRTGRALGTQFGYKTDGLFTTDDDKNDDGLINSADGYNVTQFGALRPGDIRYVDVSGPQGVPDGKIDSNDEVMIGKPVYPLLTYGLNATADWKGFDLNLFFQGSSLASLDIRQFQTIPFNNNNSNSSYEYYDNRWTPETQDARYPRATQAPYANNTQLSDFWMTSTAHLRLKNAIVGYTLPKSITQAIRIQNVRVYASGQNLLTFSKLKFMDPEVGYTDRETAYPNQRVYVFGLNVTF, translated from the coding sequence TTGCTACTCCATATCATGCGCCTGACTTTTTACCAGTTACTGTTGATCAGCCTGTGCTCGGTGGTGGCGGTGGCGAGCCATTCGCCGGCCCAGGAGCTGCTGAACCGCGACGTGACGCTGGACCTCAAAAACGTAACGCTGAATGAAGCCCTCACCCGTCTTGAACAAGGCGCAAAGGTGAAATTCGCGTACAGCAGCGGTTTGGTGAACCTGCAAAAGACCGTCAGCGTGGAAGCGCGGCAGGAAAAGCTCTTCGCCGTACTCGACCGCCTGCTGCTGCCGCTGGACATCAACTACCGCGTGCGCAACAACCAGATATTGCTCTCCCGCGCGCCGAAGAAAACCAGTGAATTGCCTGCTGCCCATGCGACCGAAATGCTCGCTGCCGCCGACCGGACCGTGAAGGGCACCGTAACCTCGCCCGAAACCAACGAACCGCTGCCAGGCGTGAGCATTATCCTGAAAGGCACCCAGCGCGGCACCACCACCGACGCCGCCGGCAAGTTCCAGCTCGATGTGCCGGACGAGAACGCGACGCTCATCTTTTCGTTCGTCGGCTATCTCTCGCAGGAAGTGGTCGTCGGAAACCGCACCGATATCAGCATTGCTTTGCAGCTGGATACCAAGGCATTGGACGAAATTGTGGTGGTGGGCTACGGCACGCAGAAAAAATCGACGCTTACGGGCTCCATTGCGGCCGTGAAAGGCAGTGAAATTGCCGAAAACCCGGTCCCGAACATTTCCAACTCCATTGCCGGACGCGTGGCCGGCGTAAGTATGCGCCCGAATGGCGGCCAGCCGGGCAATGATTCGCCCGAAATCCATATCCGGGGCATTGGTACCACGGGCAATAACAAGCCGCTGGTGGTCGTGGACGGCGTAATCCGCGACAATATCAACCAGATCGACCCCAGCTCCATTGAAACCGTGACGGTGCTGAAAGATGCGGCGGCCGTTGCACCCTACGGACTGGGCGGCGCGAACGGCGTATTGCTTATCACGACGAAGAAAGGGGCCAGCGGCGCACCAACGTTAACTTTCGGCGCATATTATGGTTCTCAAACGCCCACTTATTATCCAAAACTGCTGAGCGCCCAGGACTACATGCGGCTGAAAAACGAAGCCTACCGCAATGAAAATCCAACGGGAACGCAACTGCCTTTCGCGACCGATCTGGTGGAAAACTACGTGAACCTGAACCGCGAAGACCCGGACAAATATCCGATCAGCAACACGAAAGACCTCGTGAATATGAATGCCCCAATGCAGAACTACACATTGCAGCTCAGCGGCGGGTCGGAGCGGATCAAATACCAGACGGGTTTCGGGTTTCTGAAACAGAACGGGATGTTCGATCCGGTGAAATACATGCGTTACAGCTACAACATGAACCTCACTGCCGAAGCGACCAAAACCACGACGGTTTCGCTGTCACTGATCGGCTCCGTGGAGCGGGTATCGTCGGTGGATACAGCGGTGTCGGCCGGAAATCTGTTCCGTAACGGGTTCAAATACATTCCGATACGTGCATTGTATTACAGCAACGGTTTATGGGGCGAATTTGCAGGCAACTCGCCGGTAGGGGTTTTGAATGCAGGTTATACCAAAAATTCCAACAATACTTTGCTCACGACCATCGGCATCGAGCAGAAGCTGCCGTTTATCAAAGGGCTCAGCATCAAAGGCACATTCAGCTACGACCCGAGCCAGCGCACGAAGAAGGGTTATCACAAACCGTTTTATTACTACACCCAGGACCTGACCACGACGCCCTACACCTACAAACGCGAGATTTCGACCGCGGAGGGCGGTGCAGCGGCATTTTCCTGGCTGGCGCAGCAGTTTATCAAAACCCAGACATTTACTTACCAGGGTTATCTCAATTACCACAACACTTTCGGCAAGCACGATTTCACGGGGCTCATCGTGGCCGAGGCGCGGAACAACACCTATGAGCTGTTTTCGGCCCGGCGCAACAACTTCGCCGTGGACGTGGACGAGCTGAATATGGGTAGTTCCAACAAAAACGATTTCGACAATGGCGGCACGTCGTCCACGGGCAGTCAGATCGGCTACGTGTACCGCGTGGGCTATGCATATGCCGGCAAATATCTGCTCGAAGCCTCGGGACGGTACGACGGCCATTATTATTTCGCGCCCGGCAAGCGCTGGGGGTATTTCCCGGCATTCTCGGCGGGCTGGGTGATTTCGGAAGAGAATTTTCTCAAAAACGGCTTCAACTGGGTGGATAACCTGAAACTGCGGGGCTCGTGGGGGAAATCGGGTAACCTGGCGGGAACGGCATTCCAGTACCTGACGGGCTACAACCTCAATGGCAATGCGTACGCATTCGGCCCGGGATCGATGGTGCAGGGCGCCGTGGTGCCCAACGAAGCGAACAAGAACATTACCTGGGAGATTTCTACCAAAACCGATATCGGTCTGGAAGCATCACTCTGGCGCGGTTTGCTGACGATCGAAGCCGATTACTTCCATGAAAAACGCACCGGAATGCTGCTGCCGCCGGCTGTGAGCGTGCCGGTAGAGTATGGTCTTGCATTGGCCGACGAGAATGGCGGGATCATGGAAAACAATGGCGTCGAGCTCAGCCTCGGCACGCAGTACCGCTTTCAGAATGACCTTCGACTGGGTATTAACGGCAATGTGAGTTATGCCAAAAACAAGATGATCAAGGTGTTTGAAACGGCTGCAACCCGCAATAATCCCAACCGCAGCCGCACAGGCCGGGCATTGGGCACGCAATTCGGCTACAAAACCGACGGCCTGTTCACGACCGACGACGACAAGAACGACGACGGACTGATTAACTCCGCCGACGGCTACAACGTAACGCAGTTTGGTGCATTACGCCCGGGCGACATTCGCTATGTGGATGTGAGCGGCCCGCAGGGTGTGCCCGATGGCAAAATTGATTCGAATGACGAGGTGATGATCGGAAAACCGGTGTACCCGCTGTTAACCTATGGTTTGAACGCCACCGCCGATTGGAAAGGCTTCGACCTGAACCTGTTCTTCCAGGGCTCGTCGCTGGCCAGCCTCGACATCCGCCAGTTCCAGACCATTCCGTTCAATAACAACAACAGCAATTCGAGCTACGAATATTACGACAACCGCTGGACACCCGAAACGCAGGATGCGCGCTACCCGCGTGCCACCCAGGCGCCCTATGCGAACAACACCCAGCTGTCGGATTTCTGGATGACGAGCACTGCGCATTTGCGCCTCAAAAACGCCATCGTCGGCTACACATTGCCCAAAAGCATTACCCAGGCCATTCGCATCCAGAATGTACGTGTGTATGCCTCCGGCCAGAACCTGCTGACATTCAGCAAGCTGAAATTCATGGACCCGGAAGTGGGCTACACCGATCGCGAAACCGCCTATCCGAACCAGCGGGTTTACGTATTTGGGCTTAATGTGACATTCTGA
- the rsgA gene encoding ribosome small subunit-dependent GTPase A, translating into MTSLTSYGWNPHFEQHFHTFQSQGLEPGRVTAIEGFRHRLVSASGQVDALLSGALMNGANHWELPKVGDWVAFKNYDNEGIIISVLPRANELSRKMPGRTTEKQVIATNIDTAFIVQGLDRDFNPMRLQRYIVQIMQCNIRPVVLLNKQDLVADPEYYRQQVTALGYECPVLLLSATGREGLQQWANEQLLPGQTYVLIGSSGVGKSTLVNALLGYRLQEEGSVSDFNHKGRHTTVSRNLVMLPSGAMLIDSPGMREFGVTLDADDQGMHYHPLLAALAADCRFHDCTHLHEPGCAITAAVQSGELPREVYDSYLKISREQAHYQGDSIEKKRAERQFGKMAKQVVQYRKQRKY; encoded by the coding sequence ATGACATCTTTAACTTCATACGGGTGGAACCCCCATTTTGAACAACATTTCCATACTTTCCAGTCACAAGGCCTCGAACCGGGGCGCGTTACTGCCATCGAGGGATTCCGGCATAGGCTCGTTTCGGCATCCGGGCAGGTTGACGCATTGCTTTCGGGTGCCCTGATGAACGGCGCTAATCATTGGGAACTACCCAAAGTCGGCGACTGGGTCGCATTCAAAAACTATGATAATGAAGGTATTATCATCTCCGTGCTGCCGCGGGCGAATGAGCTGAGCCGCAAAATGCCCGGCCGCACGACCGAAAAGCAGGTGATTGCGACCAATATCGACACCGCGTTCATCGTGCAGGGGCTCGACCGCGACTTTAATCCGATGCGCTTGCAGCGCTACATTGTGCAGATTATGCAATGCAACATCCGGCCGGTGGTGCTGCTGAACAAACAGGATCTCGTGGCCGATCCCGAATATTACCGGCAACAAGTGACCGCATTGGGCTACGAATGTCCGGTACTCCTGCTAAGTGCTACGGGCCGCGAGGGCTTGCAGCAGTGGGCGAACGAACAGCTGCTGCCCGGGCAAACGTATGTGCTCATCGGTTCATCGGGTGTGGGTAAAAGCACGCTGGTGAATGCATTGCTCGGGTACCGGTTGCAGGAAGAGGGCTCGGTGAGCGATTTTAATCACAAGGGAAGGCACACGACGGTGTCGCGGAACCTGGTCATGCTGCCGTCGGGCGCGATGCTGATCGATTCGCCGGGCATGAGGGAATTTGGCGTGACGCTCGATGCCGATGATCAGGGCATGCATTACCATCCTCTGCTGGCAGCATTGGCGGCTGATTGCCGGTTTCACGATTGCACGCATCTCCATGAGCCCGGCTGCGCGATAACGGCCGCCGTACAAAGCGGCGAGCTTCCACGCGAGGTTTACGACAGTTACCTCAAAATCAGTCGGGAACAAGCGCATTATCAGGGCGACTCGATTGAAAAGAAGCGTGCTGAGCGACAATTCGGGAAAATGGCCAAGCAGGTGGTGCAATACCGGAAACAGCGAAAATACTAG
- a CDS encoding RNA polymerase sigma factor, whose product MRPRITPDEAQKLWNDYQSGDMYALANIMQGYYADLFHWGLRLHGEREFVKDCIQDMFVNLWRMQQSSGAEVKGPAGVVTNVRSYLLVSLKTRILRELSKKHVTHQSMLSDEYSFSVEFSSDLRLIDEEHEIYQVRKLEGILNSLSGRQKELIYLRFYQSLSFEQIAEVMNLSRQSVYNLLQKSLGSLRKHYHVS is encoded by the coding sequence ATGAGACCACGCATTACTCCCGATGAAGCTCAGAAACTTTGGAACGACTACCAGTCGGGTGATATGTACGCGCTGGCGAACATCATGCAGGGCTACTACGCCGACCTGTTCCATTGGGGATTGCGGCTGCACGGCGAGCGCGAGTTTGTGAAGGACTGCATTCAGGACATGTTTGTGAACCTGTGGCGGATGCAGCAGTCGTCGGGCGCGGAAGTGAAAGGGCCCGCGGGAGTGGTCACCAATGTCCGTTCTTATCTGCTGGTTTCGCTCAAAACGCGGATTCTGCGGGAGTTATCAAAAAAGCATGTGACGCACCAATCCATGCTTTCGGATGAATACTCGTTTTCCGTGGAGTTTTCGTCCGATCTCCGGCTGATTGACGAGGAGCATGAAATTTACCAGGTGAGAAAGCTGGAAGGAATACTGAATAGTCTCTCCGGCCGGCAGAAGGAGCTGATTTACCTCCGGTTTTACCAAAGCCTGAGCTTCGAACAGATCGCCGAGGTGATGAACCTGAGCAGGCAGTCGGTTTACAATCTTTTGCAAAAATCGCTGGGGAGCCTGCGAAAGCACTACCACGTGAGCTGA
- a CDS encoding FecR family protein, whose product MEKPPLPPEIFRKYLANKCTDEERRLVNKWYQQLDQPADEAFTDADEARLFNRIKSYLSELRRNDEPAEPVSSLWHYVGRVAAVFVLGLGILYFLYQKPERIVEQRRGATVGWVTFTNTKARIVPYVLPDSSVIWLHPRAEVRWAEPFAARNVHFSGEGFFDVKRDPERPFVIHSGDLQTRVLGTSFNVRAIPGEATVKVSVATGRVEVSDAAKRTSVVLKPEQEAVFEPKSKHLAVQAVQEKESDKEIWQAASLVFNETPMTEVAERLMQTFQVKISFANDGLADCRLKVDFTNQRLPEILDMIDTLLGSTYRIDGDSITLKGQGCR is encoded by the coding sequence ATGGAAAAGCCCCCGTTACCTCCTGAAATCTTTAGAAAGTACCTGGCCAACAAATGCACAGACGAAGAACGCCGTTTGGTAAACAAATGGTACCAGCAGCTGGACCAGCCCGCCGATGAGGCATTCACGGATGCCGACGAGGCCAGGCTGTTCAATCGCATCAAATCGTACCTCTCGGAGCTGCGCCGGAACGATGAGCCGGCGGAGCCGGTGTCCAGTTTGTGGCATTATGTGGGCCGCGTGGCCGCGGTATTCGTGCTTGGGCTGGGTATTCTTTATTTTTTATATCAAAAACCTGAAAGGATAGTGGAGCAACGTCGGGGCGCCACTGTGGGCTGGGTTACTTTCACGAATACCAAAGCCAGGATTGTGCCTTATGTATTGCCGGACAGCTCGGTAATATGGCTCCACCCGCGGGCCGAGGTGCGGTGGGCAGAGCCTTTCGCCGCCCGCAACGTGCATTTCTCCGGCGAAGGTTTCTTTGACGTGAAGCGCGATCCCGAGCGTCCGTTCGTCATCCATTCGGGCGATTTGCAGACGCGCGTGCTCGGTACAAGCTTCAACGTGCGGGCCATTCCGGGCGAGGCAACGGTGAAAGTGTCGGTAGCGACGGGCAGGGTAGAAGTGAGCGACGCCGCCAAGCGCACGAGCGTAGTGCTCAAACCCGAGCAAGAAGCGGTTTTTGAGCCCAAAAGCAAACATCTGGCCGTTCAGGCGGTGCAGGAAAAGGAATCCGACAAGGAAATATGGCAAGCGGCATCGCTGGTGTTCAACGAAACGCCGATGACGGAGGTGGCGGAGCGCTTAATGCAGACTTTCCAGGTGAAAATCAGCTTTGCAAACGACGGCCTGGCCGACTGCCGCCTTAAAGTAGACTTCACCAACCAACGCCTCCCCGAAATCCTCGACATGATTGATACCCTCTTAGGAAGCACCTACCGCATCGACGGCGACAGCATTACGCTGAAAGGGCAAGGGTGCCGATAA
- a CDS encoding NAD(P)H-dependent flavin oxidoreductase: protein MWNQTRVSRTLGIEYPILQGPFGGNLSSVKLVSTVSNLGGMGGYGAYMLTPNEIVALDKELKEATAKPYNINLWVSDSDQTSGEVSEEAYEKAAALVKPFFDELGAPLPAKPKAYPSRFENQVEALLATRPPVFSFIFGVPSQTILDDFRKKGIKLIGNATTLDEAIALENAGVDVIIASGFEAGGHRPSFLESAEASLTGTFVLVQQIREKVKTPVVAAGGIADARGMAAALTLGAEGVQIGTAFLATEESGASEYHRNLLHSDAARYTTLTKVSTGRLGRGIRSRFTETLAGRNDELLPFPLQNQFIVPLRKAATEKQQYDLIMFWGGQIAPNLKHTSAKKLFETIVEEVPVFLR from the coding sequence ATGTGGAATCAAACCAGGGTTTCCCGCACGCTGGGAATCGAATATCCGATATTGCAAGGCCCATTCGGAGGGAATTTATCGTCTGTTAAACTCGTCTCGACTGTCTCGAATTTGGGCGGAATGGGCGGATACGGCGCTTACATGCTCACGCCCAATGAGATCGTGGCATTGGATAAGGAGCTGAAAGAGGCCACTGCAAAACCCTATAACATCAACCTCTGGGTGTCCGACAGCGATCAAACCTCCGGCGAAGTTTCCGAAGAGGCTTATGAGAAAGCTGCTGCGCTGGTGAAGCCGTTTTTCGACGAGCTCGGCGCGCCGCTGCCTGCCAAGCCGAAAGCCTACCCGTCGCGTTTCGAAAATCAGGTGGAAGCATTGCTCGCGACGCGGCCGCCGGTTTTCAGCTTTATTTTTGGTGTGCCTTCACAAACCATTCTGGACGATTTTCGCAAAAAAGGCATTAAACTTATCGGCAATGCAACCACCCTCGACGAGGCCATCGCGCTTGAAAATGCGGGCGTGGATGTCATCATCGCCTCCGGTTTCGAAGCCGGCGGGCATAGGCCCTCGTTCCTCGAATCGGCCGAAGCTTCGCTCACAGGCACATTTGTACTCGTGCAGCAAATCCGCGAAAAGGTGAAAACGCCCGTCGTGGCCGCCGGAGGCATTGCCGATGCCCGCGGAATGGCCGCCGCATTGACCCTCGGAGCGGAAGGAGTGCAGATCGGTACCGCGTTCCTTGCCACCGAAGAGTCGGGCGCCAGCGAATACCACCGCAACCTGCTGCATTCCGACGCGGCCCGGTACACGACATTGACGAAAGTATCGACAGGGCGCCTGGGCCGCGGTATCCGAAGCCGCTTCACCGAAACGTTGGCCGGTCGCAACGACGAACTCCTGCCATTTCCATTACAAAACCAGTTTATCGTACCGCTCCGCAAAGCCGCGACCGAAAAGCAGCAATATGACCTGATCATGTTCTGGGGAGGACAAATCGCGCCCAACTTGAAGCACACAAGCGCAAAAAAGCTTTTTGAAACAATCGTAGAGGAAGTGCCAGTCTTTTTGAGATAA
- a CDS encoding winged helix-turn-helix transcriptional regulator — translation MRKLTSTNYYNQTFLEEKCTLNELINLLSKRWLTEVMFSIEEGNNRFSTLKEDLKHISDNILADRLRLLEQHKLIIRNDNFREVPSRVEYSLSETGSKLSELLDGLCHFSETEMEFPE, via the coding sequence ATGAGAAAACTTACCTCGACGAATTACTACAACCAGACGTTCCTGGAAGAAAAATGTACATTGAACGAACTGATCAATCTGCTTAGCAAACGGTGGCTCACGGAAGTAATGTTCAGCATTGAAGAAGGCAATAACCGATTTTCGACGCTTAAAGAAGACCTTAAACACATTAGCGACAACATTTTAGCGGACCGCCTGCGGCTGCTCGAACAGCACAAGCTGATCATCCGCAACGACAATTTCCGCGAAGTCCCAAGCCGCGTGGAATACTCTCTATCGGAAACCGGCTCCAAGCTCAGCGAACTGCTCGACGGCCTCTGCCACTTCTCGGAAACCGAAATGGAATTCCCCGAATAG
- a CDS encoding RagB/SusD family nutrient uptake outer membrane protein, translated as MKRIKHTISLAVLALGLFTTGCNEDFLENDIKSRLTDDMQWSSEGNADLFLNDIYAVLSNKWNSPDNLDNFTDDNDAGFYWKSYSWRQGIVDPAVNNGTPMDHANGNATDYASWAAGFLKIRKCNLFIQKVTENAANFSEAYRKKRIDEVRFMRAYYYSELFMHLGGLPIITEVLDRNTMSEEELYRPRATFEETFNFIIKELGEIVANKALPVKYNNGDADAGRATLGAALALKGWLELYAASPAFNAATPAAGTDPNKLVGFGNFDPKRWATAAATNKQFMDTFGGTYALFPDINAFWWEKNEYNSEVIWDRQVVAVIMGSNYEQYGGPVWIDGVYYTWGNYCPTQELVDQFAMANGKPISDPASGYDPQNPYVNREKRFYDFIVYDGAPYKQDWMAKTDTIYTRIDKVRPSKNQIDFGTDDVGNTGYYFKKKINPLKPRGGAASGQNYVYYRYAEVLLNYAEAQNEAAGPDASVYSAVNAIRKRSNLPELPAGLTKETMRQAIRRERRVELCFEAKRFYDIVRWVIAEDVMNKDFHGMKITNTSPNDNKGKWVYEVVGLNHPHVFTKKMYMNPVPQPVVDQNKKIIQNPGY; from the coding sequence ATGAAAAGAATTAAACATACCATTTCCCTCGCAGTGCTGGCCCTGGGCCTTTTTACGACCGGCTGTAATGAGGATTTTCTCGAAAACGACATCAAAAGCCGACTGACAGATGATATGCAATGGTCGTCGGAAGGCAATGCGGACCTGTTTTTGAACGACATTTACGCAGTGCTTTCCAACAAATGGAACTCGCCCGATAACCTCGACAACTTCACGGACGACAACGACGCGGGCTTCTACTGGAAATCCTACTCGTGGCGCCAGGGCATCGTGGACCCGGCCGTGAACAACGGTACGCCCATGGACCATGCCAATGGCAATGCGACCGATTACGCGTCGTGGGCGGCCGGTTTCCTCAAAATCCGCAAATGCAACCTGTTTATCCAGAAGGTCACCGAAAACGCGGCGAACTTCTCGGAGGCTTATCGCAAAAAGCGTATCGACGAGGTCCGGTTCATGCGGGCCTACTATTACAGCGAGCTGTTTATGCACCTGGGCGGCCTGCCGATCATCACCGAGGTGCTCGACCGCAATACCATGAGCGAGGAGGAGCTCTACCGCCCGCGGGCTACATTCGAGGAGACATTTAACTTCATAATCAAAGAGTTAGGTGAAATTGTGGCCAACAAAGCATTGCCGGTTAAATACAATAATGGCGATGCCGACGCCGGGCGTGCTACCCTCGGCGCTGCGCTGGCGCTCAAAGGCTGGCTCGAACTGTACGCGGCCAGCCCGGCCTTCAATGCAGCAACACCCGCCGCCGGCACGGATCCGAACAAGCTCGTCGGCTTTGGCAACTTCGACCCAAAACGCTGGGCTACCGCCGCTGCGACCAACAAGCAGTTTATGGACACGTTTGGCGGTACTTATGCCTTGTTTCCGGACATCAATGCATTCTGGTGGGAGAAAAACGAGTACAACTCGGAGGTGATCTGGGACCGGCAGGTGGTTGCGGTGATCATGGGCTCGAACTACGAGCAATATGGCGGCCCGGTGTGGATTGACGGCGTGTACTACACCTGGGGCAACTACTGTCCCACGCAGGAGCTCGTCGACCAGTTTGCAATGGCCAACGGCAAGCCCATTTCCGATCCCGCATCCGGTTATGACCCGCAAAATCCCTACGTAAACCGTGAAAAGCGTTTCTACGACTTCATCGTGTACGACGGCGCGCCCTACAAGCAGGATTGGATGGCCAAAACCGATACCATTTACACGCGGATCGACAAAGTACGGCCATCGAAAAATCAGATCGATTTCGGTACGGACGACGTGGGAAATACGGGTTATTATTTCAAAAAGAAAATCAACCCATTAAAGCCGCGCGGGGGCGCTGCCAGCGGGCAAAACTATGTATACTACCGTTACGCCGAAGTGCTGCTCAACTACGCCGAAGCCCAAAACGAGGCTGCCGGGCCCGATGCGTCGGTGTATTCGGCGGTGAACGCGATCCGCAAGCGCTCCAATCTGCCTGAACTTCCCGCCGGCCTCACGAAGGAAACCATGCGCCAGGCCATCCGCCGCGAGCGCCGCGTGGAGCTATGCTTCGAGGCCAAGCGGTTTTACGACATTGTCCGCTGGGTAATTGCTGAAGACGTGATGAACAAGGATTTCCACGGCATGAAAATCACGAACACTTCGCCGAACGATAATAAGGGCAAATGGGTGTACGAGGTCGTGGGACTGAACCATCCGCATGTTTTTACGAAGAAAATGTATATGAACCCGGTGCCGCAACCGGTTGTGGATCAGAATAAAAAGATCATTCAGAATCCAGGTTATTAA
- a CDS encoding FecR family protein — protein sequence MKPYELYTVEDFLEDEHFREWVQGRGTQEVFWLAFRERYPAQQEAFRQAEHIIRAAHVEDSRISEREIRAEVERFIGQSGAQEGDLEFSFPDDDDDAGRSIFWKRWLIAAAAVLVLGAGIGWHYYQTNHTAPGIATADTSPPNLVTTRNDTDKTLKISLNDGSEVILSENSSLRYPSEFEDGARVVYLTGEALFSVKKQGQTFMVHTGKVVTKVLGTRFVVSAFDDDREIRVQVQTGKVSVYVDKPSEKEVKGLIITANQAAVFEKSANQLSKTVVENPERLPDGPVESILKYDEVPLPVILRDIEKLYGIPVQFDADSFWTCKITVAFSDESMYDKLSILCKTVSAGYEVVDGQIIVSGQGCSK from the coding sequence ATGAAGCCCTACGAATTGTATACCGTGGAAGATTTTCTCGAAGACGAGCACTTCCGCGAATGGGTGCAGGGCCGGGGCACGCAGGAAGTGTTCTGGCTTGCTTTCAGGGAACGATACCCGGCCCAGCAGGAGGCTTTCCGGCAGGCCGAGCATATTATCCGTGCAGCCCATGTAGAGGATAGCCGGATTTCGGAGCGCGAGATTCGTGCTGAGGTGGAGCGGTTTATCGGGCAGAGTGGCGCGCAGGAAGGCGATCTGGAATTCAGCTTTCCCGATGATGACGACGATGCCGGCCGTAGCATTTTCTGGAAACGCTGGCTCATTGCCGCAGCCGCCGTGCTCGTGCTGGGAGCGGGAATCGGCTGGCATTATTATCAGACCAATCACACCGCACCCGGCATCGCCACTGCGGATACAAGCCCGCCGAACCTGGTAACGACCCGGAATGATACCGATAAGACTTTGAAAATCAGTTTAAATGACGGTTCGGAAGTGATATTGAGTGAAAACAGCAGCCTGCGGTATCCCTCGGAGTTTGAGGACGGTGCCCGCGTGGTTTACCTCACCGGCGAGGCGCTTTTTTCGGTGAAAAAGCAGGGCCAGACTTTCATGGTACACACCGGCAAGGTGGTTACCAAGGTGCTGGGCACCCGTTTCGTCGTGAGCGCGTTCGACGATGATCGGGAGATCAGGGTACAGGTGCAAACGGGCAAAGTATCGGTGTATGTCGATAAACCCTCGGAGAAAGAGGTTAAAGGGTTGATTATCACAGCAAATCAGGCGGCTGTTTTTGAGAAAAGTGCCAACCAGCTTTCTAAAACCGTCGTCGAGAATCCGGAAAGGCTGCCTGACGGCCCCGTCGAAAGCATATTGAAGTACGATGAAGTGCCGCTGCCGGTTATCCTGCGGGATATTGAAAAACTGTACGGAATTCCTGTCCAGTTCGATGCCGACAGCTTCTGGACCTGCAAAATTACGGTGGCTTTCTCCGACGAAAGCATGTACGACAAATTGAGCATTCTCTGCAAAACCGTTTCCGCCGGCTACGAGGTTGTCGACGGACAGATCATCGTCAGCGGACAGGGTTGCAGTAAATGA